CTATTGAGGAAGGCGATGAGCTTTTAATTGTTCCCTCCATTGCGGGGGGCGCGCCCGCCGACTTGGAAGTGCTTCACGAACTTTCTAATGAAGAAATCCAGCGATATAGCCGGCATTTGCTCGTTCCTGAATTTGGCATGGAAGGGCAAAAAAAACTCAAACAGGCCAGCGTGCTGATGATCGGCGCGGGCGGCCTGGGTTCGCCGCTCGGCATGTATTTGGCCGCTGCTGGCGTGGGCAAGCTTGGCATTGTGGAATATGACACGGTGGATTACTCCAACTTGCAGCGCCAACTTTTATACAAAACCGCTGATGTCGGGCGATCAAAAGCTGAAGCTGCTCGCGATACCATTAAAAGCATCAATCCATTTGTTGAAGTTGAAATTCATCAGGTCCCGCTAACTTCCCTCAACGCACTTGACATCCTGAAACACTACGATGTGGTGGCCGACGGCACGGATAATTTTCCCACGCGCTATTTGGTGAACGATGCTTGTGTGATGCTCGGCAAGCCAAATGTGTATGGAAGCATTTTCCGTTTTGAAGGCCAAGTCAGCGTGTTTCATTTAAATGACGACACCGCTTGCTACCGCTGCTTATATCCCGAACCGCCACCGCCAGGACTTGTTCCTTCTTGCGCTCAAAGCGGCGTTCTTGGCGTTTTACCTGGCATTATCGGTTCGTTGCAAGCCATTGAAGTCATTAAAATCATTACAGGAATTGGTGAGCCGCTCGCCAACCGCCTGATCACATTTGATGCGCTGAAAATGAAATTCCGCGAGCTTAAGCTCAAAAAAGATCCAGAATGTTTGCTTTGCTCGGAGCATCCGGCCATTACGGAACTTATCGACTATGAACAATTTTGCGGCATGCCCGCACACGACCGAATAGAGAAAAAACCGCTCGCAAAGGTTTCAACCGATCCCAATGAAATTACCGTGCACGAGCTGAAATCCCGTTTCGATCGCGGCGAAAAACCGTTTATTTTGGATGTGCGCAACCCGACGGAAACTCAAATTTGCTGTTTGGAAGAAACAACCCTGATTCCATTAAATGAACTTCCCGCGCGCTTGCACGAGCTTGATGCCCAATTGGAAATTATCGCGCTCTGTAGAAGTGGCGCGCGCTCGGATAACGCTGCGGAATTTTTGCGCAAAAACGGATTTAAAAACGTGAAAAATCTTGTTGGCGGGATTTTGGCATGGAGCAAAGAAATCGACCCAACCATGCCAACTTATTAGAAAATATGAACTTTTTCACGCCGTCGTTTCAAAAAAAGCAGCTTTTGTAGCTGCTTTTTTGTTACAACCATCGCGGATTTCGTTTTTTCAGAAGCGGCTCAGAGACCAACGTTTCTGCTGCAATCCGTTGCAAAGAATCTTCTTTTAGGCTATACTTAATGTGTGTTAAGCAATAACGCGAAAAAAGCCTGTTCCATTGCAAATTATCCAACCATGAGAAGGTTTAAAATCAAACAAGTTGATGCGTTCACCGACCGCGCTTTTACAGGGAATCCTGCGGCGGTACTTCCTTACGCTGATGGCCTAACTGATGATCAAATGCAGGCAATTGCCCGCGAAATGAACCTTTCTGAAACCGCGTACATCTTTAAAGCACAAGATGGCGTTCATGACATGGAAATTCGCTGGATGACGCCCGTTGTGGAAGTGAGCGCGTGTGGACATGGTACCATCGCGGCTTTTCATGCGCTTGACGAGGAAGGTCTGTTTGGCCTTGATAAAAAAGAACCCGTCCGGCATTTTAAGGTTAAAACCAAAGGCGGCACCCTGCCCGTTGAAATTAACCGCGAAACCGGGCGAACGATGATTAGTTTTGGCATGCCGATTCCAAAATTTGAAGAATATCTTGGTATGCGATTTGAGCTTTGCAACGCGTTGGGCATTTCGGCTGAACTGATAGACAAAAGGCTGCCCGTTTGGATTTCTGAGCTTGGCTATGTTTTTATTCCCTTCGTTGACCGCGAATCGCTGCTTTCCATGAAACCCAATTTTGAAGATCTTCGCCATCTTTCTCATCGCACCAAAATCGTGGGCTACTGCGCCTTTACAACTGAGACGGCTCATTCTGCCAGCGCAGCTCATGCTCGATTTTTCGCACCTCAGCTTGGCATTAACGAAGACCCCGTTACCGGCACAGCGCTCGGACCGCTTGCGTGCTACTTGTACTTGAACAAAGAGCTTCAAGGCGAAGGAAACATTTGCGCATCGCTGGAGCAAGGCTATGAAATGCACCGAGGCGGACGCGTTTGGGTGGAAATGGCTGTTGGCAACCACACGCTGAATGATGTAAAAATTAGCGGTTACGCAATAACCGTGCTTACAGGAGAAATTTTCGTCTGATCAAAAAATATGCAAGATAGTTTGAATACAAATGCCGGACATTCGCAGCTAACCGCGTTTCTGAAATATTTGGCAAACGAGCGCAACATGTCGGCCTACACGGTGACTGCGTATAGAAAAGATCTCTCGCAATTTCTCGAATTTCTCAAAAAGGAATTTGAGCTGCCCTCCTCGCAAGACATTTCGTTAGCGGATGTTGAAACCTCAACGATTCGCCTATTTTTAGGGGAATTGCTCGACGCGGGCTATCAATCAAAAAGCATCGGCAGAAAGTTGGCTTCCGTGAAAAGCTTTTTCAAATTTCTTGTGTACATCAATCACCTTCCGGCTTCGCCTGCGGCAAATGTGACAACGCCAAAAGCAAAGAAAACTTTACCAACTTTCTTGAACGAAACCCAAACCCAAACCCTCTTTGATGAAATTTTAGACCATTTTAATGAAGCTTTTTACCACGACAACCGCGCAAAAAAACACGAAAAGGTGAATACGCTTGAATGGGATTTTCGTTATAACAGAGATAGGGCAATTCTGGAAATGTTTTACAGTTGCGGACTTCGCTTGGCTGAGCTAATTGGACTAAACATCATGGAACTGGATTTTCAGAACGGTTTTGTGAAAGTTTTAGGAAAAGGCAGAAAGCAAAGAATTATCCCACTGGGCGAATCAGCTCAAAAGACCTTAAAAAACTACCTTGAGATCAAGAAAAAATTTTTTGAGATGAAACGAAGCAATGTGTTGGAGCGCGAGGCTGTGTTCGTTACGGAAAAAGGCAAAAGAGTTTATCCGGTACTCGTTCAAAGATTGGTTAAAAAGTATTTATCCCCTGTTACTGAGCAAAAGAAAAAAAGTCCGCATGTTTTGCGACATACTTTCGCAACCCACTTGCTCAATAATGGCGCCGACCTTCGCAGCGTCAGTGAAATGTTAGGTCATAGTAATCTTTCAACAACTGAAATTTACACCCATATCTCGTTTGAGCGGCTGAAACAAGTCTATCAGCAAGCTCATCCCAAAGCATAGTTTACCTTAATGCTTGAAAAACCTCGAAGCGGACATTCGAGGAGTATTACCGTTCACTTATAAATCAATACTGGAAAGGAGAACATTATGGACAGCCATCAACTTAATGGAAAAGAGCCAAATGTTCAGTTCACGCTGCGTCATTCGAGCAATCATCGGGATATTGAAGCTTATGCGAAGGATGCCATCAAGGCATTTCATAAGTATTACACCGACATTCTCGATTGCCATATCATCCTAGATCACCAGAAAAACGATAAGGAGCAGAATAAAATTGCCGAGATTAAAGCCCATGTTCCCAGCCATACATTTGTTTCTAAAGAGCAAGGCCCAACCTACGAAGTGGCCATTGATACCTGCGTTTCCAATATTTGCAAGCAATTAAAAAAACATAGAGATAAAAGTTTAGGGTTGTAAAGCACTTTTGAATCAAGCATGTTGAGGGCTGAAAAGCCCTCTTTTTTTCCCAGAAAACATCGTTTCACTTCACGCTCGCACATCTCCTGCTATTTTTTTACTTTTAGCGTTTTAACAAAAAAACATGTTTTAGAATGGATTGGAAAATTCTTTTCACGGTTTTTACGACCGTTTTTCTTGCCGAACTTGGCGATAAAACCCAGCTTGCAACCTTGCTTTTTGCAGCTGATAAAGAAGTGAGCAAATGGGTAGTTTTTGCGGGAGCTTCAGCAGCGCTGGTGCTCACGTCTGCGATTGGCGTGCTGGCTGGCGGGTTCATTTCGGAGCATGTCAGCGAACGGCATTTGCAACTCATTGCGGGCATTGGGTTCATCGCAATTGGCATTTGGACGCTCCTAAAAGCGTGATTTTTTCCAAAAAGCATGAGCCTAACCATTCGTTAAGATTTAATAATCAAGTGCTATTTGATTTCCCTCACTTAACTCTGATGATTGTTTTGTATTTTAATTTTCAAAATTTCCCTGGCATCAGCATTGCCAATAATTTTTCTGAAGAAAAAAATTTGCCATGTCAAAAACAGTCAATGCTTACGCCAAAATTAATTTGGCGCTTTTCATCACGGGCAAATTGCCCAATGGCTACCACACACTGGAAACCATTTTTGCCCCGATTAATTGGTATGACCGCCTGACTTTTGAGCCTTCCGAAACAATTGAAATGGCCTGCACAAATGCTGAACTTCCCACCGACGATTCAAATCTTTGCATAAAGGCCGCCAAACGCTTGCAAACCGAAAGCGGCTCGCAAAAAGGCGTGAAAATTTCGCTTGAGAAAAATGTGCCTTTTGGCGCGGGGCTTGGCGGCGGCAGCAGCGACGCGGCAGCAACTTTAAACGCATTGAATGAACTTTGGGAACTTTCGCTTCCAAGCGAAACGCTCCATAAGCTCGCCACCGAACTTGGCGCGGATGTCCCTTATTTTCTTGAAATGCCCGCACTCGCTCTTGGCACGGGAATTGGCGAAGAACTGACCGATTTGCAAGTCGCGTTTCCATTTTCCATCGTAACGGTTTTTCCTGAAACAGCGATTTCAACCGCGTGGGCTTATCAAAATTTCAAGCAGAATTTTGACCGACTGTTGCCCGACGCCGCAACCGAAATTCAGATTGTTTGCGAAACCGGAGACTTGGGGCGAATGCAGCAATTCGAGAACGATTTTGAATCGATCGTCTATGAAAATTATGCAGAGGTGAAAAAATTGCGCGATGACTTCGTTGAAGCTGGCAGCGGATTCACGCGGCTTTCCGGCAGCGGGTCGGCGGTGTTCGGCGTTTTTGCGGATGACGAAAAAGCGACGGCGTGCTACGAGGCAATGAGAAAACGCTACCCAACCTCGCTGACGCCAAAGTCCTTCAAAATGAAGTGACCCGAATGAGCGCGAAAAATCAGGTTTTTGAGAAATTGTTGGCGGCCAAAGCGCGAAAAGGCGCAGGGTTTTTGCTTTTAATCGACCCCGATAAATATGATGCGTCGGGGTTGGAGCAGGTCGTTAAAAACGCAACAGCTTTTGGCGCGGATGGCTTTTTGATTGGCGGCAGCCTACTTTTCTCAAACCGATTTGATGCGTATGTTCAGCAAATCAAATCTGCGACAGATTTACCCGTCATTCTTTTTCCCGGCCATTCGGTTCAAATTTCGCCCTCAGCAGACGCCATTTTATTTCTTTCGCTTTTGAGCGGACGAAATCCTGAATTTCTCATCGGCCATCATGTAACGGCTGCGCCGAGCATCAAGGCATTCGGACTTGAATCCATGCCGACGGCCTACTTGCTCGTGGAATCTGGCCGAAAAACTGCCGTTGAATTTATGAGCAACACCGAACCAATTCCACGCCACAAACCTGAGCTTGCTGCGGTTCATGCGCTCGCAGCCGAATATTTAGGCATGAAAATGATTTATCTCGAAGCTGGCAGCGGCGCGGACGAATCCGTGCCGGAGGAAATGGTTGAGCTGGTTTGTCAAACGGTCAGTTTGCCCGTGATTGTCGGCGGCGGTATCCGTTCAGCGCAAGCGGTGCGAAGCAAAGTAGATGCGGGCGCAAGCTTCGTGGTCGTTGGCAACGCATTTGAAACACGAAACGACGCGAATTATCTGAAAACCATGATTGACGCCGCGCACCCCAATTTGCCCAAAGCGATTTGAGCCAGTCTTCAAAATGCTATAAAATCGATTCTAATTTTTCCGAAACGGTTTTCGAAAAGCTGACTGGCACGAACACCTCTTCCGAGTACAAATAATTTTCACCCGATTCGTCAATCACCCGCAGCAGGCCTAACTTTTTCGCGTTCGTATCTTGCAGCAGTTGATAGACTTTCCGCAATTCCAATGATGCCGCGTAGCCGTCGTTGTTGATGCAAATTGCATATTGTTTGTTCATAAAAACTCTGGATTTCTCACAGCCGCACAAAATTATAAACATCCTTCTGGAAACTCTCGAGCATGTCCGTCAGATGCTTTTTTCGATCTTCGATGCCGCTGAAAATTGAACGATGATAGTTCCACTCGTCTTCCTGCTTGCGATGCGTTTCCGAAAGCGCGTCAATTTCGGCTTGGACTTTTTCCTCGCGCTTCACGAGTTTCCCTACAAGTTCGTTTTGCGCGTCACTTTGCTTTTGAATCAGCACGCGCAGATGGCTGAGGAAGTTTTTGCGCAAAATGTCTTTGGCCACGCGCTGAAGATTTTCGCTCGAAAACAAATCCAAAATTTCCCAATCTTGCAAAATTTGTCCGATGAAGCGGTCGGCTTCCAAGTGTAAAATATCCTCGTTTTCCTCGTCGACAATCCGTGTTCCGTCCCCCCAAATTGATTCTGGCGTTTTGCGCCAAAGCCAAAATCCACGCGGCGTGAAAAGCAACAGCTTAGGTTCGCCTTTGGCCAACTCGTGATTGATGGCATTGTTGATAATGTCCTCGCTTTCGCTGTCGCCGGCGGCGAGGCGCAAGAGTTCGTCGGAAAAACTTTTGCGCAACTTGGCGACACAGTCCTTATAAGTGGCGAAAAAAAGTTGGTGATAATATTGAACGAGCGAAAAATTGTCGCCCGAAACATCTTCCTGCCAAATAATTTTGACCAAGTTCCTGAACGTTCGATTGCCATGCGCGCCGCCCTGCCATTTCATGTAGGATTTCGTGACAAGGTCGCGCAGTTCCTCGTCGTTCATGGCGTGTGCGGAGCTAAGCGGCAAGCTGTTGAAGCCGATTTGCAATTGTTTGATGAGCGGGTCGGGGTCGTGCAAGGGCAGGGTTTCCGGGTTGATGTCGCCTGCCAAAATTTCCAGTCGGCGCGTGTTTCGCTCGATGGCCGCGTGCG
Above is a window of Chloroherpeton thalassium ATCC 35110 DNA encoding:
- the moeB gene encoding molybdopterin-synthase adenylyltransferase MoeB, whose amino-acid sequence is MGTKILIPTALRQYAGGHDVVEVSAGDVAKALAELTSLYPALKKNLFAENGKLRSFINVYKGEENIKNLNQLETTIEEGDELLIVPSIAGGAPADLEVLHELSNEEIQRYSRHLLVPEFGMEGQKKLKQASVLMIGAGGLGSPLGMYLAAAGVGKLGIVEYDTVDYSNLQRQLLYKTADVGRSKAEAARDTIKSINPFVEVEIHQVPLTSLNALDILKHYDVVADGTDNFPTRYLVNDACVMLGKPNVYGSIFRFEGQVSVFHLNDDTACYRCLYPEPPPPGLVPSCAQSGVLGVLPGIIGSLQAIEVIKIITGIGEPLANRLITFDALKMKFRELKLKKDPECLLCSEHPAITELIDYEQFCGMPAHDRIEKKPLAKVSTDPNEITVHELKSRFDRGEKPFILDVRNPTETQICCLEETTLIPLNELPARLHELDAQLEIIALCRSGARSDNAAEFLRKNGFKNVKNLVGGILAWSKEIDPTMPTY
- a CDS encoding PhzF family phenazine biosynthesis protein produces the protein MRRFKIKQVDAFTDRAFTGNPAAVLPYADGLTDDQMQAIAREMNLSETAYIFKAQDGVHDMEIRWMTPVVEVSACGHGTIAAFHALDEEGLFGLDKKEPVRHFKVKTKGGTLPVEINRETGRTMISFGMPIPKFEEYLGMRFELCNALGISAELIDKRLPVWISELGYVFIPFVDRESLLSMKPNFEDLRHLSHRTKIVGYCAFTTETAHSASAAHARFFAPQLGINEDPVTGTALGPLACYLYLNKELQGEGNICASLEQGYEMHRGGRVWVEMAVGNHTLNDVKISGYAITVLTGEIFV
- a CDS encoding tyrosine recombinase XerC, which codes for MQDSLNTNAGHSQLTAFLKYLANERNMSAYTVTAYRKDLSQFLEFLKKEFELPSSQDISLADVETSTIRLFLGELLDAGYQSKSIGRKLASVKSFFKFLVYINHLPASPAANVTTPKAKKTLPTFLNETQTQTLFDEILDHFNEAFYHDNRAKKHEKVNTLEWDFRYNRDRAILEMFYSCGLRLAELIGLNIMELDFQNGFVKVLGKGRKQRIIPLGESAQKTLKNYLEIKKKFFEMKRSNVLEREAVFVTEKGKRVYPVLVQRLVKKYLSPVTEQKKKSPHVLRHTFATHLLNNGADLRSVSEMLGHSNLSTTEIYTHISFERLKQVYQQAHPKA
- a CDS encoding HPF/RaiA family ribosome-associated protein encodes the protein MDSHQLNGKEPNVQFTLRHSSNHRDIEAYAKDAIKAFHKYYTDILDCHIILDHQKNDKEQNKIAEIKAHVPSHTFVSKEQGPTYEVAIDTCVSNICKQLKKHRDKSLGL
- a CDS encoding TMEM165/GDT1 family protein; protein product: MDWKILFTVFTTVFLAELGDKTQLATLLFAADKEVSKWVVFAGASAALVLTSAIGVLAGGFISEHVSERHLQLIAGIGFIAIGIWTLLKA
- the ispE gene encoding 4-(cytidine 5'-diphospho)-2-C-methyl-D-erythritol kinase codes for the protein MSKTVNAYAKINLALFITGKLPNGYHTLETIFAPINWYDRLTFEPSETIEMACTNAELPTDDSNLCIKAAKRLQTESGSQKGVKISLEKNVPFGAGLGGGSSDAAATLNALNELWELSLPSETLHKLATELGADVPYFLEMPALALGTGIGEELTDLQVAFPFSIVTVFPETAISTAWAYQNFKQNFDRLLPDAATEIQIVCETGDLGRMQQFENDFESIVYENYAEVKKLRDDFVEAGSGFTRLSGSGSAVFGVFADDEKATACYEAMRKRYPTSLTPKSFKMK
- a CDS encoding geranylgeranylglyceryl/heptaprenylglyceryl phosphate synthase, whose protein sequence is MSAKNQVFEKLLAAKARKGAGFLLLIDPDKYDASGLEQVVKNATAFGADGFLIGGSLLFSNRFDAYVQQIKSATDLPVILFPGHSVQISPSADAILFLSLLSGRNPEFLIGHHVTAAPSIKAFGLESMPTAYLLVESGRKTAVEFMSNTEPIPRHKPELAAVHALAAEYLGMKMIYLEAGSGADESVPEEMVELVCQTVSLPVIVGGGIRSAQAVRSKVDAGASFVVVGNAFETRNDANYLKTMIDAAHPNLPKAI